CGTCCGGGAATACTGATTTGTTCGCCATGCTCCATGTCGGTGATGGAGCGGCGGCTGACGGCCTCTTCAACGGCCTTTTTGATGTGGTCACGGTAACGCCGCAGGAAACGCTGACGGTTTACCGTGCTCTTGTTCTTGCCATTGAGGCGTCGGTCGATCACATAGCTCATGGGGAGCCCTCCGGGCAGCTTCACGTTACAAGCTTCAAGCCGCGAGCTGGAAGCTTAGAGACAAGCGGTCGACCGCCGGGCCAGAAGCCCGGCAGCACGCGCCTGTCGCTGCCTTACTGTGATTTACGCACCCGCAGGTACCATTCGGAAAGCAGGCGTACCTGTTTGTCGGTGTAGCCGCGCTCGACCATGCGTGTAACAAAGTCGTTGTGTTTTTGCTGATCCTCTTTGCTGGCCTTGGCATTGAAGCTGATGACCGGCAGCAGGTCTTCGGTGTTGGAGAACATTTTCTTTTCGATAACCACCCGCAGCTTCTCGTAGCTGAGCCAGGTAGGGTTCTTGCCGTTGTTGTTGGCACGGGCGCGCAGCACGAAGTTGACGATTTCGTTGCGGAAATCCTTCGGATTGCTGATGCCGGCGGGTTTTTCGATCTTCTCCAGTTCCTCGTTGAGGGCCACGCGGTTGAGGATCTCGCCGGTTTCCGGGTCGCGATACTCTTGGTCCTGAATCCAGAAGTCGGCGTACAGCACGTAGCGGTCGAAAATGTTCTGGCCGTACTCGCTGTAGGACTCCAGGTACGCAGTCTGGATTTCCTTGCCGATAAACTCGATATAGCGCGGCGCCAGGTACTCCTTGAGGAAGCGCAGGTAGCGTTCGCGGGTTTCGGCCTGGAATTGTTCCTGTTCGATCTGCTGTTCCAGCACATAGAGCAGGTGCACCGGGTTGGCAGCGATCTCGTGCGGGTCGAAGTTGAAGACTTTGGAGAGGATTTTGAATGCAAAGCGTGTCGACAGACCGTTCATGCCCTCGTCCACGCCCGCGGTATCGCGGTACTCCTGGATCGACTTGGCTTTCGGGTCGGTGTCCTTGAGGTTTTCGCCGTCATACACGCGCATCTTGGAGTAGATGTTCGAGTTTTCCGGCTCCTTGAGACGTGAGAGCACGGTGAACTGGGCGAGCATCTTCAAGGTGTCCGGCGCGCAATGCGCCTTGGCCAGGGAGCTGTTGAACAGCAGCTTGTCGTAAATCTTGATTTCATCGCTGACCCGCAGGCAGTACGGCACCTTGACGATGTAGATCCGGTCGATGAAGGCTTCGTTGTTCTTGTTGTTGCGGAAGGTGTGCCATTCCGATTCGTTGGAGTGGGCCAGCAGGATCCCGGTAAACGGAATCGCGCCCAGGCCTTCGGTACTGTTGTAGTTACCTTCCTGGGTGGCGGTGAGCAGTGGGTGCAGCACCTTGATCGGTGCCTTGAACATCTCCACGAACTCCATCAAGCCCTGGTTGGCCCGGCACAGCGCTCCCGAATAGCTGTAGGCGTCGGCGTCGTTCTGTGGGAATTCTTCCAGTTTGCGGATATCGACCTTGCCCACCAGCGCCGAGATGTCCTGGTTGTTCTCGTCGCCGGGCTCGGTCTTGGCCACGCCGATCTGGTTGAGGATCGACGGGTAGAGTTTCACCACGCGGAACTGGCTGATATCGCCGCCAAACTCCGACAGGCGCTTGGTGGCCCACGGCGACATGATGGTATTGAGGTAGCGGCGCGGGATGCCGAAGTCTTCTTCGAGGATCGCGCCATCTTCCGTGGCGTTGAACAACCCCAAAGGCGACTCGAACACCGGCGAGCCCTTGATCGCGTAGAAGGGCACCTTCTCGATCAGTTGTTTGAGCTTTTCCGCCAGGGACGATTTACCGCCGCCGACCG
The window above is part of the Pseudomonas sp. KBS0710 genome. Proteins encoded here:
- a CDS encoding PrkA family serine protein kinase, with amino-acid sequence MSIFSHFQQRFESTQQEELTLQEYLELCKKDRSTYASAAERLLLAIGEPELVDTSNNSRLSRIFSNKVIRRYPAFEDFHGMEECIDQIVSYFRHAAQGLEEKKQILYLLGPVGGGKSSLAEKLKQLIEKVPFYAIKGSPVFESPLGLFNATEDGAILEEDFGIPRRYLNTIMSPWATKRLSEFGGDISQFRVVKLYPSILNQIGVAKTEPGDENNQDISALVGKVDIRKLEEFPQNDADAYSYSGALCRANQGLMEFVEMFKAPIKVLHPLLTATQEGNYNSTEGLGAIPFTGILLAHSNESEWHTFRNNKNNEAFIDRIYIVKVPYCLRVSDEIKIYDKLLFNSSLAKAHCAPDTLKMLAQFTVLSRLKEPENSNIYSKMRVYDGENLKDTDPKAKSIQEYRDTAGVDEGMNGLSTRFAFKILSKVFNFDPHEIAANPVHLLYVLEQQIEQEQFQAETRERYLRFLKEYLAPRYIEFIGKEIQTAYLESYSEYGQNIFDRYVLYADFWIQDQEYRDPETGEILNRVALNEELEKIEKPAGISNPKDFRNEIVNFVLRARANNNGKNPTWLSYEKLRVVIEKKMFSNTEDLLPVISFNAKASKEDQQKHNDFVTRMVERGYTDKQVRLLSEWYLRVRKSQ